In Candidatus Bathyarchaeia archaeon, the following are encoded in one genomic region:
- a CDS encoding nucleotidyltransferase domain-containing protein, giving the protein MGVGVLHLRKKVAREAATLLYSGIEKEYKQAKLKAAKTFGVQFVPTNLEVALELDKIAEEKEGLARQERLIRMRTEALKLMRILERYSPKLVGSVWRGTIHHESDIDVTVYHSEPNDIVEILKRNGFHILQIEWVAVTKKGQKKTSFHVHLESPAKEKIEIIVRSPEEAQLKERCEIYGDEIAGLRVRELEKLLKENPLQRFVPFLD; this is encoded by the coding sequence TTGGGCGTCGGTGTTCTTCACTTAAGGAAAAAGGTTGCAAGAGAAGCTGCAACTCTTCTTTATTCCGGAATTGAAAAAGAATATAAGCAAGCTAAGCTGAAAGCTGCAAAAACTTTTGGCGTTCAATTTGTTCCAACCAACTTGGAAGTGGCATTAGAGCTTGACAAAATAGCGGAAGAAAAAGAGGGATTAGCAAGGCAAGAGCGGTTGATTAGGATGCGGACAGAAGCCTTGAAACTTATGAGGATTCTGGAAAGATACAGTCCTAAACTTGTTGGAAGCGTTTGGCGTGGAACCATCCATCATGAAAGCGACATAGACGTAACTGTTTATCATAGCGAGCCGAATGATATCGTAGAAATTCTGAAGAGGAATGGCTTCCATATCTTACAAATTGAATGGGTGGCTGTGACAAAAAAGGGGCAAAAAAAGACTTCATTTCACGTGCATTTAGAATCTCCAGCAAAAGAAAAAATTGAAATCATCGTTCGAAGCCCAGAAGAAGCCCAACTTAAGGAAAGATGTGAGATATACGGCGATGAAATCGCTGGTCTTCGTGTGCGTGAATTAGAGAAGCTACTTAAAGAGAACCCTTTGCAAAGGTTTGTTCCTTTTCTAGATTGA
- a CDS encoding glycosyltransferase family 4 protein produces the protein MKMAVLVYEYPPKIVGGLGTYAAEITRKFVLMDHDVTVFTMNDDVGSLPTREIWRGIEIHRPLHIDISDSLPDVLAEDVRKWGRGIQLFSKILVYNYLSASKLVNELIKKENFKYDIVIAHDWLSAISGITVKKEAGLPFAFHVHSTEKGRTLGNGSEVVSNIELRGAKAADLIVTVSYAMKEELMKLGFPKDKIQVCYNGVDPQKYNPETISAEEAKRIRGSYGIKDDELMILFVGRLVGVKGVDKLIMAMPHVLQKHPKAKLVILGVGDLQDYLVNLVRTMRLQDSVKLNFNFVSEEERILHYAACDMAVFPSLYEPFGIVALEAMSMERPVVVGAAGVSGMREIVVCCGEEQCGFHVDPNNPSDIAWGINSTLENQDKRKWLGKNGRKRVLEEFTWDKIAEKTVEAYEKIIKR, from the coding sequence ATGAAAATGGCTGTGCTTGTCTACGAATACCCGCCAAAAATCGTTGGCGGTTTAGGAACGTATGCCGCTGAAATTACGCGAAAGTTTGTCTTAATGGACCATGACGTGACAGTCTTCACAATGAACGATGATGTTGGCAGCTTGCCGACCAGAGAGATTTGGAGAGGCATAGAAATCCACCGTCCATTACACATCGACATATCCGATTCGCTTCCAGACGTGCTTGCGGAAGACGTTAGAAAATGGGGTAGAGGAATCCAGCTTTTCTCCAAAATTCTTGTTTACAATTATTTAAGTGCATCAAAACTTGTCAACGAACTAATCAAAAAGGAGAACTTCAAATACGACATTGTAATAGCTCACGACTGGCTTTCTGCAATAAGCGGAATAACTGTTAAAAAAGAAGCTGGGTTACCATTTGCATTCCACGTTCACTCCACAGAAAAAGGAAGAACACTTGGAAACGGTTCAGAAGTTGTAAGCAACATTGAGCTTCGCGGCGCTAAAGCTGCTGACCTTATTGTGACAGTTTCGTATGCAATGAAAGAGGAGCTTATGAAGTTAGGCTTTCCAAAAGACAAAATCCAAGTATGCTATAATGGCGTTGACCCTCAAAAATACAATCCAGAAACTATTAGCGCTGAAGAAGCCAAAAGAATACGGGGTTCTTATGGCATAAAAGATGACGAATTAATGATTCTTTTTGTCGGAAGACTTGTAGGCGTCAAAGGCGTTGACAAGCTGATAATGGCTATGCCGCACGTTCTGCAAAAACATCCCAAAGCAAAACTGGTTATTCTAGGCGTTGGCGATTTACAGGACTACTTAGTCAACTTGGTCAGAACCATGAGACTGCAAGATTCTGTCAAACTGAACTTTAACTTTGTTTCCGAAGAAGAACGTATTCTGCACTATGCAGCATGCGACATGGCGGTTTTCCCAAGCCTATACGAACCATTCGGAATAGTTGCTCTTGAAGCAATGAGCATGGAACGTCCAGTAGTCGTGGGTGCCGCTGGAGTTAGCGGAATGCGCGAAATAGTTGTCTGCTGTGGTGAAGAACAATGCGGTTTCCATGTTGACCCTAACAACCCCTCAGACATCGCATGGGGCATAAACAGCACTTTAGAAAATCAAGACAAAAGGAAATGGCTAGGAAAAAACGGCAGAAAAAGAGTTTTAGAAGAGTTCACATGGGACAAAATCGCCGAGAAAACGGTAGAAGCTTACGAGAAAATAATTAAACGTTAG
- a CDS encoding FaeA/PapI family transcriptional regulator → MSISPIKRLIIETMWMLDKPTKTNEIAKETGLAFRQVMMHLMGLTRMGYLESPEKGVYVLTEKGKKTLGFPEIDNGKAAEILTYLPLEKSFHFYVDIGKPLNIHAASLQDFCDKIMKVDPASIEFHINRGDFEAWFMGLGDIELARKTLLLKEHKFFGEELRQKLYGIVKSRCEELARIRKKAAAAN, encoded by the coding sequence ATGAGCATTTCACCCATTAAACGGTTAATTATTGAAACCATGTGGATGTTAGATAAACCTACAAAGACCAATGAGATAGCTAAAGAAACGGGGTTGGCTTTTCGTCAGGTCATGATGCACTTGATGGGACTAACGCGCATGGGATATTTGGAATCGCCAGAGAAAGGCGTTTATGTCCTCACAGAAAAGGGTAAGAAAACGCTTGGTTTCCCAGAAATAGATAACGGAAAAGCTGCAGAGATTCTCACTTACCTACCATTAGAAAAATCATTCCACTTTTACGTCGATATTGGAAAACCCCTAAACATTCACGCAGCTAGCCTTCAAGACTTCTGCGACAAAATCATGAAAGTTGACCCAGCTTCAATAGAATTTCACATCAACCGTGGAGATTTTGAAGCGTGGTTTATGGGGCTAGGCGACATTGAATTGGCACGAAAGACGTTGCTGTTAAAAGAGCATAAGTTTTTTGGGGAAGAACTACGCCAGAAGCTTTACGGAATTGTGAAAAGTCGATGCGAAGAGTTAGCTAGGATAAGGAAAAAAGCGGCCGCAGCCAACTAA